The following coding sequences lie in one Xiphophorus maculatus strain JP 163 A chromosome 4, X_maculatus-5.0-male, whole genome shotgun sequence genomic window:
- the LOC111608416 gene encoding adhesion G-protein coupled receptor G2-like encodes MRRIICWGLWWIIFQPMLSLRGEKNTHNNHTPPTVIQTEKYSRGGHNASATTHPKGTKVNPSEDYNDCNGTTWLDHINAELKAFCSPPPCQASNRVSKNTTSCFMRNYTQDLKMQRKNDEDVKTFQFMENVLEETEVTNETHIHEENIMAFLHKPASPFKGLNISANDNEVTSGVIMPNRSVLVHLPQELNLGEENTVVFSMIQLPKEAALERSDELYDRRLLGLSVRGKNISGLQERVNITINFTTSINENLRPVCVFLNTTTQNFSVDGCVTLWDRSQSHVTCSCDHLTYFGVLLVSHTFTSNGSVSYGSISSRDAEILSYITYIGCGISLFALVITVLMFTVNRKLRADDSKKIHISLAVALILLNVHFLPSQAAAASSSTELCLYVALLLHYSLLASFTWMALEGFHLYLLLVKVFNVYVRRYLLKLSVVGWGLPAVIVSVVAIINKDIYGRTSVDLSNPNGTALCYITEDKVKMGTTVGLFSLMFLFNLIMFGITVKWFVGSHDSKERKWSGLKNTKREIVTLLLLLVLLGLTWGVIFFSFGDLTTPALYAFCILNPLQGFFIFIYFVLSLKKTKDTSSETHTTQT; translated from the exons tCAATCCTTCAGAAGACTACAATGACTGCAACGGAACAACCTGGTTAGACCACATAAATGCAGAACTGAAAGCGTTTTGTTCCCCACCTCCTTGTCAAGCTTCAA ACAGGGTTTCTAAAAATACTACCTCATGTTTCATGAGAAATTACACCCAGGATTTGAAGATGCAACGTAAAAATGATGAAGATgtgaa AACATTTCAATTCATGGAGAATGTTTTGGAGGAAACAGAGGTGACTAACGAGACACATATCCATGAGGAAAATATTATGGCTTTCCTACATAAACCCGCCAGTCCTTTCAAAGGTCTTAACATTTCTGCCAATGACAATGAG GTGACATCAGGTGTGATCATGCCAAACAGATCGGTGTTGGTTCATCTGCCTCAAGAGTTGAATCTTGGCGAGGAAAATACAGTTGTGTTCTCCATGATTCAGCTTCCCAAAGAG gCTGCTTTGGAGCGCTCAGATGAACTGTATGATCGTCGGCTGCTTGGCCTGAGCGTGCGTGGCAAGAACATTTCAGGACTTCAGGAACGAGTCAACATCACCATAAATTTTACAACAAGCATAAAT GAAAACCTGAGGCCAGTGTGTGTGTTCTTAAATACTACGACACAAA ATTTTAGCGTGGATGGCTGCGTTACCCTGTGGGATCGTAGTCAGAGTCATGTCACCTGTTCCTGTGACCATCTCACATACTTTGGCGTGCTTTTG GTGTCTCATACATTTACGTCTAATGGAAGTGTCTCATACGGAAGCATCTCCTCTAGAGACGCTGAGATCTTGTCCTACATCACCTACATCGGCTGTGGCATCTCTCTGTTTGCTCTAGTCATCACGGTTTTAATGTTCACGGTCAACAG GAAACTCAGAGCAGACGATTCCAAGAAGATCCACATCAGCCTGGCAGTCGCTCTGATCCTCCTCAACGTTCACTTCCTCCCCAGCCAGGCGGCGGCAGCGTCGTCCTCCACTGAGCTTTGTCTCTATGTGGCTCTTCTTCTTCACTACTCCCTGCTGGCCTCTTTCACCTGGATGGCCTTGGAGGGCTTCCACCTCTACCTCCTCCTGGTCAAAGTCTTCAACGTCTATGTGAGGCGATACCTGCTGAAACTCAGCGTGGTGGGATGGG GTCTTCCAGCGGTCATTGTGTCAGTGGTGGCGATCATAAACAAAGACATATATGGTCGTACATCTGTGGACCTGTCCAACCCAAACGGAACAGCATT ATGCTACATAACTGAAGACAAAGTGAAGATGGGAACCACAGTTGGACTGTTCAGTTTGATGTTCCTGTTCAATCTGATAATGTTTGGAATCACAGTGAAATGGTTTGTGGGCTCCCACGATAGCAAAGAG CGCAAGTGGAGCGGCCTCAAAAACACCAAGCGAGAAATTGTCACCCTGCTGTTGCTTCTGGTCCTGCTGGGCCTCACCTGGGGCGTGATCTTCTTCTCGTTTGGTGACCTGACCACTCCTGCGCTCTACGCCTTCTGCATCCTGAACCCTCTGCAAG GTTTCTTcatcttcatttattttgtgctgTCTTTAAAGAAGACCAAAGACACAAGCTCTGAAACACATACCACTCAAACCTGA